In the Sinorhizobium arboris LMG 14919 genome, one interval contains:
- the purS gene encoding phosphoribosylformylglycinamidine synthase subunit PurS, which produces MIKARVTVTLKNGVLDPQGKAIEGALGALGFDGIGQVRQGKVFDLQLETADKAKAEADLKAMCEKLLANTVIENYSISLA; this is translated from the coding sequence GTGATCAAGGCACGCGTAACCGTGACGCTGAAAAACGGTGTTCTCGACCCGCAGGGCAAGGCGATCGAAGGCGCACTCGGCGCCCTCGGCTTTGACGGCATTGGCCAGGTGCGGCAGGGCAAGGTCTTCGATCTGCAGCTGGAAACCGCCGACAAGGCCAAGGCGGAAGCCGACCTCAAGGCCATGTGCGAAAAGCTGCTCGCGAATACCGTTATCGAAAACTACAGCATCTCCCTCGCCTGA
- a CDS encoding aminotransferase-like domain-containing protein, with amino-acid sequence MTTWLPDIEQGHGPLYARIADQIEEAIGDGTLPAGTKLPPQRNLAFDVGVTIGTIGRAYGIVRERGLVSGEVGRGTYVLDHPESRPPEQSDPLTTSLSGTRPLIAPAGKLRFDSTAAPDIGQGDILARLLGDISRDHHGDIASYARNFPDHWFEAGSQWLARGNFRPPPETVVPTLGAHAAVVAVISAVTSPGDRIAFETLTYSQISRSAGLIGRRIALVESDEFGMRPEDFERVCAQQHPKLAFLMPGAQNPTVAVMPLDRRQAIADIARRYGVWLVEDNLYGSMTGDPIPLLMELAPERTFLVGGLSKSVAAGVRGGWVACPPHFSQRIRVAHKMVSGGLPFILAELCARLVLSGSASILRNRGVEEIGAREAMAREIFTGFEFNSHPKIPFFWLKLPEPWLSGTFKQAALQEGVLIDDEDEFKAGRSDRVFHRIRVGFSSPVERSEVERGFGILRRLLDSGRAGYDSFD; translated from the coding sequence ATGACAACTTGGCTTCCGGACATTGAGCAAGGTCACGGGCCGCTTTACGCGCGCATCGCCGACCAGATCGAAGAGGCGATTGGCGACGGCACCCTGCCCGCGGGTACGAAGCTGCCGCCCCAGCGCAATCTCGCCTTTGACGTGGGGGTGACGATCGGCACGATCGGGCGCGCCTACGGCATTGTCCGCGAGCGTGGCCTGGTCAGCGGTGAGGTCGGCCGCGGCACCTACGTTCTCGACCACCCGGAGAGCCGGCCACCGGAGCAGTCGGATCCGCTGACGACGTCGCTTTCCGGGACGCGCCCGCTCATAGCCCCCGCGGGAAAGCTCCGCTTCGACAGCACGGCCGCCCCTGATATCGGCCAGGGTGACATTCTCGCGAGATTGCTTGGAGACATCAGCCGCGACCATCACGGGGACATTGCAAGCTATGCCCGCAACTTTCCGGACCATTGGTTCGAGGCCGGGTCTCAATGGCTGGCGCGCGGGAATTTCCGCCCGCCGCCGGAAACGGTCGTCCCCACACTTGGCGCCCACGCCGCCGTCGTCGCGGTGATCTCTGCGGTCACCTCCCCTGGCGACCGGATCGCCTTTGAGACGCTGACCTATTCCCAGATCAGCCGCAGTGCGGGCCTCATCGGCCGGCGGATTGCGTTGGTGGAAAGCGACGAATTCGGGATGCGGCCGGAGGATTTCGAGCGGGTCTGCGCCCAGCAGCACCCCAAACTCGCCTTTCTCATGCCCGGCGCACAGAATCCGACCGTCGCGGTCATGCCGCTCGACCGGCGCCAGGCCATCGCCGACATCGCCCGAAGATATGGCGTCTGGCTGGTCGAGGATAATCTCTACGGTTCCATGACCGGGGACCCGATCCCCCTGCTCATGGAGCTTGCGCCGGAGCGGACTTTCCTCGTCGGCGGCCTTTCGAAGTCCGTTGCGGCCGGCGTACGCGGCGGCTGGGTCGCCTGCCCGCCGCACTTCAGCCAGCGCATTCGCGTAGCGCATAAGATGGTCAGCGGCGGCTTGCCGTTCATTCTGGCTGAACTCTGCGCCCGGCTGGTCCTCTCCGGATCGGCGTCAATATTGCGCAATCGCGGGGTCGAGGAAATCGGAGCTCGCGAAGCAATGGCGCGCGAGATCTTCACCGGCTTCGAATTCAACTCGCATCCGAAGATTCCGTTCTTCTGGCTGAAGCTGCCGGAGCCGTGGCTTTCCGGAACCTTCAAGCAGGCCGCCCTGCAGGAAGGGGTGCTGATCGACGATGAGGACGAATTCAAGGCCGGACGCTCCGACCGGGTCTTCCATCGCATCCGCGTGGGCTTCTCCTCACCCGTCGAGCGGTCGGAAGTGGAGAGAGGCTTCGGTATTCTGCGGCGGCTGCTCGACAGCGGGCGTGCCGGATACGACAGCTTCGATTGA
- a CDS encoding DUF1127 domain-containing protein yields the protein MGAIDAIQPSKRIARSQVRFGIESGSGTGNVLSRIWRFYCAVAAKRRSRLALDELSTHLLDDIGVSAEEARRESAVPFWR from the coding sequence ATGGGTGCAATTGATGCAATTCAGCCCTCGAAGCGGATAGCGCGTTCTCAGGTTCGATTTGGCATTGAATCAGGCAGCGGTACCGGAAATGTGTTGTCGCGGATCTGGCGGTTCTATTGCGCGGTGGCTGCCAAAAGGCGCAGCCGTTTGGCGCTTGATGAACTGAGCACGCATCTGCTCGACGATATAGGCGTGAGTGCAGAGGAGGCGCGGCGCGAGTCGGCCGTCCCGTTCTGGCGATAG
- a CDS encoding PilZ domain-containing protein produces the protein MVYKDSVQRASSREETRITGTVTCKTGSTSGIVVDLSDEGVCFKLLFDIGARTGQEVAIRSEELGFLSGMVRWVRGDRIGIKLNLSSNTAAQISSYYKFFR, from the coding sequence ATGGTTTACAAGGACAGCGTTCAGCGCGCCTCTTCGCGCGAAGAGACCAGGATAACCGGTACCGTTACCTGCAAGACGGGTTCGACCAGCGGGATCGTGGTTGATCTTTCCGACGAAGGCGTCTGCTTCAAGCTGCTCTTCGACATCGGCGCGCGGACCGGCCAGGAAGTTGCGATCCGCAGCGAGGAGCTCGGCTTTCTTTCGGGCATGGTGCGCTGGGTCCGTGGCGACAGGATCGGCATCAAGCTGAACCTGTCCTCGAACACGGCGGCTCAGATCTCGTCCTATTACAAGTTCTTTCGCTGA
- a CDS encoding DUF2259 domain-containing protein: MTARAATAGIIVSMLAASGAAAGDYAAFQPIGFSSDGDVFAFEEYGIQDGSGFPYSTVYVVDTNTDEFLPGAPVRAVAEEDGSDLHRARGEAHRRSAPLIDAYRLHDRPGVLAAYNPVTELDAEPRTLTYSSFPADASFRKVYALKLEEKSFEPEGICKEFLKEVKGFRLTMTEKAGEPVSEVLEDDPRIPLSRRCPTGYRIGGVVTHVNADGSEVHAVMILVESLGFEGTTDGRWIAVPVRIPG, from the coding sequence ATGACGGCGCGCGCAGCGACTGCAGGCATCATTGTGAGCATGCTTGCCGCCTCGGGCGCTGCCGCCGGCGATTATGCCGCGTTTCAACCGATCGGCTTCTCATCGGACGGCGATGTCTTTGCTTTCGAGGAATACGGCATCCAGGACGGCTCCGGCTTCCCCTATTCGACGGTCTACGTTGTTGACACGAATACCGACGAATTCCTGCCCGGCGCTCCTGTGCGCGCCGTGGCGGAAGAGGACGGCTCCGATCTGCACAGAGCGCGCGGCGAGGCCCACAGGCGCTCGGCGCCGCTCATCGATGCCTACCGCCTCCACGACAGGCCGGGAGTGCTCGCTGCCTATAATCCCGTGACCGAGCTCGACGCGGAGCCGCGCACACTGACCTATTCCTCATTTCCCGCCGATGCATCCTTCCGTAAGGTCTATGCGCTGAAGCTCGAAGAGAAGTCCTTCGAACCGGAAGGGATCTGCAAGGAATTTCTGAAAGAGGTCAAAGGCTTCCGCCTGACGATGACCGAAAAGGCCGGGGAGCCCGTGTCGGAAGTGCTCGAAGACGATCCGCGGATCCCGCTGAGCCGCCGTTGCCCGACGGGCTACCGCATCGGCGGCGTCGTGACGCATGTCAACGCCGATGGCTCCGAGGTCCATGCAGTCATGATCCTGGTCGAGTCGCTCGGATTCGAGGGCACGACCGACGGCCGCTGGATCGCGGTGCCGGTGCGGATTCCCGGTTGA
- a CDS encoding acyloxyacyl hydrolase yields the protein MTNFRSVAGRGRLTLIASVIGFSSALSGIVSPAAAAENVFDELRFGATASIGDGSNHENGAFPSVTVFFDPLGADSATGVAEKILRPRIHAGASVATSSSGVNEIFAGFSWDANITERFFIELGAGATVHDGDLNDDGSDGPKLGCRLLFREYAAAGYRFDDHWNLSATVEHASNANFCDGPNDGLTRAGLMLGYKF from the coding sequence ATGACAAATTTCCGCTCGGTCGCAGGTCGGGGCAGGCTCACACTCATTGCATCTGTCATCGGCTTTTCGAGCGCATTGAGCGGAATCGTCTCGCCGGCGGCCGCAGCAGAAAACGTCTTCGACGAGTTGCGGTTCGGCGCCACGGCATCGATCGGCGACGGCTCAAATCACGAAAACGGCGCGTTCCCCTCCGTCACGGTCTTCTTCGATCCGCTCGGCGCCGACAGCGCGACCGGCGTGGCGGAAAAAATCCTGCGTCCGCGTATCCACGCCGGAGCCTCCGTTGCAACTTCGTCCAGCGGCGTAAACGAAATCTTCGCCGGCTTCAGTTGGGACGCCAATATCACCGAGCGCTTCTTCATCGAACTCGGAGCTGGTGCCACGGTGCATGACGGCGATCTCAATGACGATGGCTCCGACGGCCCGAAACTCGGCTGTCGGCTGCTGTTCCGCGAATATGCCGCCGCGGGCTACCGTTTCGACGACCATTGGAACCTCTCGGCCACGGTCGAGCACGCGTCTAATGCCAACTTTTGCGACGGTCCGAATGACGGCCTGACGCGTGCGGGGCTGATGCTCGGCTATAAGTTCTAG
- a CDS encoding DUF1476 domain-containing protein, protein MTTMQDREKAFEAKFALDEELRFKAVARRNKLLGLWAAGLLAKSDPDAYASEIIAADFEEAGHEDVVRKIKADFDAAGVAISEDDIRVRMIELLSEAVAQLQKS, encoded by the coding sequence ATGACCACGATGCAGGATCGCGAGAAGGCCTTCGAGGCGAAGTTTGCGCTGGACGAGGAATTGAGGTTCAAGGCCGTCGCCCGCCGTAACAAGCTGCTTGGCCTCTGGGCCGCCGGCCTACTCGCCAAGTCGGACCCGGACGCCTATGCAAGCGAAATCATCGCCGCGGACTTCGAAGAGGCAGGCCACGAGGATGTCGTGCGCAAGATCAAGGCGGATTTCGACGCCGCTGGCGTTGCCATTTCCGAGGACGACATTCGCGTCCGCATGATCGAATTGCTCTCGGAAGCGGTCGCCCAGCTGCAGAAAAGCTAA
- the purQ gene encoding phosphoribosylformylglycinamidine synthase subunit PurQ, translating to MKSAVVQLPGLNRDRDMIAALTKISGKAPVTVWQTETEIPDVDLIVIPGGFSYGDYLRCGAIAARMPVMQAIKAKAKQGVRVLGVCNGFQILVEAGLLPGALMRNASLKFVCREVKLAVVNAETAFTRAYAKGQVIRSPVAHHDGNYFADAETLKAIEGNGQVVFRYAEGTNPNGSVNDIAGVMNAEGNVLGMMPHPENLIESAHGGADGRGLFASALDVIAA from the coding sequence ATGAAGTCCGCCGTCGTTCAGCTTCCTGGTCTCAATCGCGACCGCGACATGATCGCGGCGCTGACGAAGATTTCCGGCAAAGCGCCGGTCACCGTCTGGCAGACCGAGACCGAAATCCCGGATGTTGACCTGATCGTCATTCCCGGCGGTTTTTCCTATGGCGACTATCTGCGCTGCGGCGCGATCGCTGCACGCATGCCGGTGATGCAGGCGATCAAGGCCAAGGCGAAGCAAGGCGTGCGCGTTCTCGGCGTCTGCAACGGTTTCCAGATCCTGGTCGAGGCTGGTCTCCTGCCCGGCGCGCTGATGCGCAACGCCTCGCTGAAGTTCGTCTGCCGCGAGGTGAAGCTCGCAGTCGTCAACGCCGAGACCGCATTCACCCGCGCCTACGCCAAAGGCCAGGTGATCCGCAGCCCCGTCGCCCATCATGACGGCAACTATTTCGCCGATGCGGAAACGCTGAAGGCGATAGAAGGCAATGGCCAGGTCGTGTTCCGCTATGCCGAAGGAACCAATCCGAACGGCTCGGTCAACGACATTGCCGGCGTCATGAACGCGGAAGGCAACGTGCTCGGCATGATGCCGCATCCGGAGAACCTGATCGAATCCGCCCATGGCGGCGCGGACGGACGAGGACTCTTCGCCTCCGCGCTCGACGTCATCGCTGCTTAA
- the purB gene encoding adenylosuccinate lyase: protein MIPRYSRPEMVAIWSPETKFRIWFEIEAHACDALAEIGVIPKEAAKTIWEKGGAATFDVARIDEIEAVTKHDVIAFLTHLAEFVGPDSRFIHQGMTSSDVLDTCFNVQLVRASDLLLSDLDKLLEALKRRAFEHKDTVTIGRSHGIHAEPTTFGVKLALAYAEFDRCRQRLIAAREEIATCAISGAVGTFANIDPRVEEHVAKALGLKPEPVSTQVIPRDRHAMYFATLGVIASSIERLATEIRHLQRTEVLEAEEYFSPGQKGSSAMPHKRNPVLTENLTGLSRMVRAFVVPAMENVALWHERDISHSSVERMIGPDATITLDFALARLTGVIDKLLVYPENMLKNMNKFRGLVHSQRVLLALTQAGVSREDAYRLVQRNAMKVWEQGKDFLEELLADTEVRAALSEEDIREKFDLGYHTKHVDTIFRRVFGSV from the coding sequence ATGATCCCCCGTTACTCCCGGCCGGAAATGGTGGCCATCTGGTCGCCGGAAACCAAGTTCCGCATCTGGTTCGAGATCGAAGCGCATGCCTGCGATGCCTTGGCTGAAATCGGCGTGATCCCCAAGGAAGCTGCGAAGACCATCTGGGAAAAGGGCGGAGCAGCGACATTCGACGTCGCTCGCATCGATGAGATCGAAGCGGTCACGAAGCACGATGTCATCGCCTTCCTCACCCATCTCGCGGAATTCGTGGGCCCGGACAGCCGCTTCATCCATCAGGGGATGACCTCTTCCGACGTGCTGGACACCTGCTTCAACGTTCAGCTCGTCCGCGCGAGCGATCTTCTGCTTTCCGACCTCGACAAGCTGCTCGAAGCGCTGAAACGGCGTGCCTTCGAGCACAAGGACACCGTGACGATCGGCCGCTCGCACGGAATCCACGCCGAGCCGACGACCTTCGGCGTCAAGCTCGCGCTCGCCTATGCCGAGTTCGACCGGTGCAGGCAGCGCCTTATCGCCGCCCGCGAGGAGATCGCCACCTGCGCCATTTCCGGAGCGGTCGGCACCTTCGCCAATATCGATCCGCGTGTCGAAGAGCACGTCGCAAAGGCGCTCGGTCTTAAGCCTGAGCCCGTTTCGACCCAGGTGATTCCGCGCGATCGCCACGCGATGTATTTCGCAACGCTTGGCGTCATCGCCTCCTCCATCGAGCGTCTCGCAACCGAGATCCGGCATTTGCAGCGCACCGAAGTTCTTGAGGCGGAGGAATATTTCTCTCCGGGCCAGAAGGGCTCTTCCGCCATGCCGCACAAGCGCAATCCGGTGCTGACGGAAAACCTGACGGGCCTCTCCCGCATGGTCCGCGCCTTCGTCGTCCCGGCCATGGAAAACGTTGCGCTGTGGCACGAACGCGATATCTCCCATTCGTCCGTCGAACGGATGATCGGTCCGGATGCGACGATTACGCTCGATTTCGCGCTGGCCCGCCTGACCGGCGTCATCGATAAGCTTCTCGTCTACCCGGAGAACATGCTGAAGAATATGAACAAGTTCCGGGGGCTTGTTCATTCGCAGCGTGTTCTTCTCGCTCTTACCCAGGCCGGTGTGTCGCGCGAGGACGCCTACCGCCTCGTCCAGCGCAACGCCATGAAAGTGTGGGAACAGGGCAAGGACTTCCTTGAAGAGCTGCTCGCCGATACGGAAGTCCGCGCAGCACTCTCCGAAGAGGACATCCGGGAGAAATTCGACCTCGGCTACCATACCAAGCACGTCGACACGATCTTCCGACGCGTCTTCGGTTCGGTTTAG
- the purL gene encoding phosphoribosylformylglycinamidine synthase subunit PurL: MTISNTRPITPDLIASHGLKPDEYERILNLIGREPTFTELGIFSAMWNEHCSYKSSKKWLRTLPTKGPRVIQGPGENAGVVDIDDGDCVVFKMESHNHPSYIEPYQGAATGVGGILRDVFTMGARPVAAMNALRFGSPDHPKTRHLVSGVVAGVGGYGNSFGVPTVGGEVEFDARYNGNILVNAFAAGLARTDAIFYSKAEGIGLPVVYLGAKTGRDGVGGATMASAEFDESIEEKRPTVQVGDPFTEKCLLEACLELMQTGAVIAIQDMGAAGLTCSAVEMGAKGDLGIELDLDKVPVREERMTAYEMMLSESQERMLMVLRPEKEEEAKAIFVKWGLDFAIVGKTTGDLRFRILHQSEEVANLPIKELGDEAPEYDRPWTPAKAPSPLATNDIPQADVSDALLKLVGSANNSSRRWVYEQYDTLIQGNSLQLPGGDAGVIRVEGHETKALAFSSDVTPRYVEADPFEGGKQAVAECWRNLTATGALPLAATDNLNFGNPERPEIMSQLVHAIKGIGEACQTLDFPIVSGNVSLYNETNGQAILPTPTIGGVGLIRDWSKMARIRFAAADEAILLAGAPESWGTHIAQSVYMRDIHGRTDGPAPYVDLAHERKVGDFVRGLIEDGLVTAVHDCSSGGLALAVAEMAIASGIGATIDPPAEHDPIPVFYGEDQGRYVVTVADGATETVVARAKAAGIALPVIGRTGGNAVKLGDAKPVSVDELRSAHEAWFPDYMGGDLAPDN, from the coding sequence ATGACGATTTCCAACACCCGCCCCATCACCCCGGACCTGATCGCCTCGCACGGGCTCAAGCCCGACGAATACGAACGGATCCTGAACCTGATCGGGCGCGAGCCGACCTTTACGGAGCTTGGCATCTTCTCGGCCATGTGGAACGAGCATTGCTCCTACAAGTCCTCGAAAAAATGGCTGCGCACGCTTCCGACCAAGGGGCCGCGCGTCATACAGGGCCCCGGCGAGAACGCCGGCGTGGTGGACATCGACGATGGCGACTGCGTCGTCTTCAAGATGGAGAGCCACAACCACCCCTCCTACATCGAGCCCTACCAGGGCGCGGCAACGGGCGTCGGCGGCATCCTGCGCGACGTCTTCACCATGGGTGCGCGCCCCGTAGCAGCCATGAACGCGCTGCGCTTCGGATCGCCGGATCATCCCAAAACACGCCACCTGGTTTCCGGGGTCGTCGCAGGCGTCGGCGGCTACGGCAATTCCTTCGGCGTGCCTACGGTGGGCGGCGAAGTCGAGTTCGACGCGCGTTACAATGGCAACATTCTCGTCAATGCCTTCGCCGCCGGCCTCGCCAGGACCGACGCGATCTTCTACTCGAAAGCGGAAGGCATCGGCCTTCCGGTCGTCTATCTGGGGGCCAAGACCGGACGCGACGGCGTCGGCGGCGCGACTATGGCGTCGGCAGAGTTCGACGAGTCGATCGAGGAGAAGCGCCCGACCGTTCAGGTCGGCGATCCCTTCACCGAGAAGTGCCTGCTCGAAGCCTGCCTGGAGTTGATGCAGACCGGCGCGGTCATCGCGATCCAGGACATGGGCGCTGCAGGGCTCACCTGCTCCGCCGTGGAGATGGGCGCCAAGGGCGATCTCGGCATCGAGCTCGATCTCGACAAGGTGCCGGTGCGCGAAGAGCGCATGACGGCCTACGAGATGATGCTCTCGGAAAGCCAGGAGCGCATGCTGATGGTGCTGCGCCCGGAAAAGGAAGAGGAAGCCAAAGCGATCTTCGTCAAATGGGGCCTCGACTTCGCGATCGTCGGAAAGACCACTGGCGATCTGCGTTTCCGCATCCTGCATCAGAGCGAAGAGGTTGCTAACCTGCCGATCAAGGAACTCGGCGACGAGGCGCCGGAATACGACCGCCCCTGGACGCCGGCAAAGGCGCCCTCGCCGCTCGCCACCAACGACATCCCGCAGGCTGATGTTTCCGATGCCCTTTTGAAGCTTGTCGGCTCCGCCAACAATTCCTCGCGCCGCTGGGTCTACGAGCAATACGACACGCTGATCCAGGGCAATTCACTGCAGCTGCCGGGCGGCGACGCCGGCGTGATCCGCGTTGAGGGCCATGAGACCAAGGCGCTTGCCTTTTCTTCGGACGTGACGCCGCGCTATGTCGAAGCCGATCCGTTCGAGGGAGGCAAGCAGGCGGTGGCCGAGTGCTGGCGGAACCTCACTGCGACCGGCGCGCTGCCGCTCGCTGCGACCGACAATCTGAATTTCGGCAACCCCGAGCGCCCCGAGATCATGAGCCAGCTCGTCCATGCGATCAAAGGCATCGGCGAAGCCTGCCAGACACTCGACTTTCCGATCGTCTCCGGCAACGTCTCGCTCTACAACGAGACCAACGGCCAGGCGATCCTGCCGACCCCCACCATCGGAGGCGTCGGCCTCATCCGCGACTGGTCGAAGATGGCGCGGATTCGCTTTGCGGCCGCGGACGAAGCCATCCTGCTCGCCGGTGCTCCGGAGAGCTGGGGGACGCACATCGCTCAGTCGGTCTACATGCGCGATATTCACGGCCGCACCGATGGTCCGGCTCCGTATGTCGACCTCGCCCATGAACGAAAGGTCGGCGATTTCGTTCGCGGACTGATCGAGGACGGCCTGGTCACGGCCGTGCACGACTGCTCTTCCGGCGGACTTGCGCTGGCCGTAGCCGAGATGGCGATCGCCTCCGGCATCGGCGCGACGATCGACCCGCCAGCGGAACACGATCCGATCCCGGTCTTCTACGGCGAGGATCAGGGCCGCTATGTCGTTACCGTCGCAGACGGCGCGACGGAAACGGTGGTCGCACGGGCGAAAGCCGCCGGCATTGCGCTGCCGGTGATCGGCAGGACAGGCGGGAATGCGGTTAAGCTCGGAGACGCCAAGCCGGTCTCCGTCGATGAATTGCGTTCCGCCCATGAAGCCTGGTTCCCCGATTACATGGGCGGCGATCTCGCGCCCGACAATTGA
- the purC gene encoding phosphoribosylaminoimidazolesuccinocarboxamide synthase produces MNRRRRIYEGKAKILYEGPEPGTLIQFFKDDATAFNKKKHDVIDGKGVLNNRISEYIFTHLNKIGIPTHFIRRLNMREQLIKEVEIIPLEIVVRNVAAGSLAKRLGIEEGTVLPRSIIEFYYKADALDDPMVSEEHITAFGWASPQELDDIMALAIRINDFLSGLFLGVGIQLVDFKVECGRLYEGDMMRIVLADEISPDSCRLWDIETKEKMDKDRFRRDMGGLVEAYQEVARRLGIINENEPPRGSGPVLVK; encoded by the coding sequence ATGAATCGTCGCCGCCGTATCTACGAGGGCAAGGCCAAGATCCTTTACGAGGGTCCGGAGCCGGGCACGCTGATCCAGTTCTTCAAGGATGACGCAACCGCCTTCAACAAGAAGAAACATGACGTCATCGACGGCAAAGGCGTGCTCAACAACCGGATCTCCGAGTACATCTTCACGCACCTGAACAAGATCGGTATTCCGACCCATTTCATCCGCCGCCTCAACATGCGCGAGCAGTTGATCAAGGAAGTGGAAATCATCCCGCTTGAGATCGTCGTACGCAATGTTGCTGCCGGCTCTCTTGCCAAGCGCCTCGGCATCGAGGAAGGCACCGTTCTGCCGCGCTCGATCATCGAGTTTTATTACAAGGCCGACGCCCTTGACGACCCGATGGTCTCCGAAGAGCACATCACGGCCTTCGGCTGGGCGAGCCCGCAGGAACTCGACGACATCATGGCGCTCGCCATTCGCATCAACGATTTCCTTTCCGGTCTCTTCCTCGGCGTCGGCATCCAGCTCGTCGACTTCAAGGTCGAGTGCGGCCGCCTCTATGAGGGCGACATGATGCGCATCGTCCTTGCCGACGAGATTTCCCCCGACAGCTGCCGTCTCTGGGACATCGAGACGAAGGAAAAGATGGACAAGGACCGCTTCCGCCGCGATATGGGCGGGCTTGTCGAAGCCTATCAGGAAGTGGCCCGCCGCCTCGGCATCATCAATGAAAACGAGCCGCCGCGCGGTTCGGGTCCGGTGCTGGTCAAGTAA
- a CDS encoding RBBP9/YdeN family alpha/beta hydrolase, with amino-acid sequence MKVSETHILIVPGYTNSGPNHWQTRWERKLSTARRVEQAEWSKPVREDWVARMIEEVNAAEKPVVIIAHSLGVATAIHALPHCTRQIAGAFLVAPPDVANPKIRPKHLMTFGPYPRDPLPFPSIMVASRNDSFGSYEHAGDIANAWGSLLVDAGDAGHINTESGHGPWPEGSMVFAQFLSRLRA; translated from the coding sequence ATGAAGGTTTCCGAAACGCATATCCTCATCGTCCCCGGCTACACCAACTCGGGTCCGAACCATTGGCAGACCCGATGGGAGCGCAAACTTTCGACCGCGCGCCGCGTCGAGCAGGCGGAATGGTCGAAGCCGGTGCGGGAGGATTGGGTGGCGCGCATGATCGAAGAGGTTAACGCCGCAGAGAAGCCGGTCGTCATCATCGCGCATTCCCTGGGCGTTGCCACGGCGATCCACGCACTGCCACACTGCACGCGGCAGATTGCCGGTGCATTCCTGGTTGCCCCGCCGGATGTCGCCAATCCGAAGATCCGGCCGAAGCACCTGATGACCTTCGGCCCCTATCCGCGCGATCCGCTGCCCTTCCCGTCGATCATGGTGGCCAGCCGCAACGATTCCTTCGGATCCTACGAACACGCCGGCGACATCGCCAACGCCTGGGGATCACTGCTCGTCGATGCCGGCGACGCCGGCCACATCAATACGGAGTCCGGCCACGGCCCCTGGCCGGAAGGCTCGATGGTCTTCGCCCAGTTCCTGAGCCGCCTGCGGGCGTAA
- a CDS encoding DUF2189 domain-containing protein, producing the protein MTTFHVLSGADPTVTHPGIRKIGIADVFDALRLGLDDFREKPSHYVFLCLIYPVAGVVLMTWSAGANMLPLLYPLASGFALIGPVAAIALYEVSRRRELGMDARWPHAMRLHRHPAIPSILAVAAVLFVLFVVWLLVAQGLYITMFGPTPPASISEFWTNVTSTEQGWNLILVGNLVGFIFAVVVLSISVVTFPLLLDRDVGALTAMETSVRATLANPVPVALWGLIIAAGLVIGSIPIFVGLAVIMPIFGHATWHLYRKLVEQPAGAAR; encoded by the coding sequence ATGACAACCTTCCATGTTCTGTCGGGGGCAGATCCAACTGTCACGCATCCCGGCATACGAAAGATTGGCATTGCAGATGTGTTCGACGCGTTGCGTCTCGGATTGGATGATTTCCGGGAAAAGCCGTCGCATTACGTTTTTCTGTGTCTCATATATCCGGTCGCCGGCGTCGTGCTGATGACGTGGAGCGCGGGAGCGAACATGTTGCCGCTGCTCTATCCGCTCGCCTCCGGCTTCGCCCTCATCGGGCCGGTTGCTGCCATCGCTCTGTACGAGGTCAGCAGGCGTCGTGAACTCGGCATGGACGCGCGATGGCCGCACGCCATGCGATTGCATCGCCACCCGGCAATTCCGTCCATCCTTGCGGTCGCCGCCGTCCTCTTCGTCCTCTTCGTTGTCTGGTTGCTGGTCGCCCAAGGCCTTTACATAACCATGTTCGGCCCGACCCCTCCCGCTTCGATTTCAGAGTTCTGGACCAATGTGACAAGCACGGAACAGGGTTGGAATCTGATCCTCGTGGGCAACCTCGTCGGCTTCATCTTTGCCGTCGTCGTGCTGTCGATCAGCGTCGTCACTTTTCCGCTGCTGCTCGATCGTGACGTCGGGGCGCTGACGGCGATGGAGACCTCGGTCAGGGCGACACTCGCCAACCCGGTACCCGTGGCCCTGTGGGGTCTGATCATCGCGGCCGGACTGGTGATCGGCTCCATCCCGATCTTCGTCGGTCTGGCCGTCATCATGCCGATCTTCGGCCACGCCACGTGGCATCTCTACCGCAAGCTGGTGGAACAACCGGCCGGGGCGGCGCGGTAG